A stretch of the Massilia varians genome encodes the following:
- a CDS encoding molybdopterin-dependent oxidoreductase, with amino-acid sequence MDKRHFLGAALASGTLPAIAAPAVVPTGGPALLTITGAVTRSNRGGLDPVRDQMMFKHKLAFKRAFALDFAAIAALPAQTIRPTLEYDGKPHTLRGPLLADVLALAGTRPADASQLLLRAVDGYAAAVPMGQLRAWKFIVATHLDGQPMALGGLGPLWAVYDADRVPEMAARPVKERFGACPWALYHIDVLADQA; translated from the coding sequence ATGGACAAACGTCACTTCCTGGGCGCGGCACTCGCCTCCGGCACCCTGCCCGCCATCGCTGCGCCAGCCGTGGTTCCAACGGGCGGCCCTGCCCTGCTCACCATCACCGGCGCCGTCACGCGCAGCAACCGCGGCGGCCTCGACCCGGTGCGCGACCAGATGATGTTCAAGCACAAGCTGGCATTCAAGCGGGCTTTCGCGCTGGACTTCGCGGCGATCGCGGCCTTGCCGGCCCAGACCATCCGGCCCACGCTGGAATACGACGGCAAACCGCATACGCTGCGCGGGCCCCTGCTGGCGGACGTCCTGGCCCTGGCCGGCACGCGTCCCGCCGACGCCAGCCAGCTGCTGTTGCGTGCGGTGGACGGCTATGCCGCCGCCGTCCCGATGGGCCAGCTGCGCGCCTGGAAATTCATCGTCGCGACCCATCTCGACGGACAGCCGATGGCGCTGGGCGGGCTGGGGCCCTTGTGGGCGGTGTACGACGCCGACCGCGTGCCGGAGATGGCGGCGCGGCCGGTCAAGGAGCGTTTTGGCGCCTGCCCCTGGGCGCTGTATCACATCGACGTGTTAGCGGATCAGGCGTAG
- a CDS encoding alpha-ketoglutarate-dependent dioxygenase AlkB family protein, which translates to MDLFTSASTLAPIPIRDGELAFLPQLPLPWPNAVVLARLIAETAWREETVVVYGKRHLQPRLSAWHGEKAYRYSGLSLAPLPFTPLLDTIRAAAEAATGRHYNSVLLNYYRDGRDSMGMHSDDEPELGPQPAIASVSFGATRPFILRHKGTKETLTLPLTDGSLLFMAGPIQANWMHGINKTAKPIGPRINLTFRNIA; encoded by the coding sequence ATGGACTTGTTTACCTCGGCCAGCACGCTTGCCCCGATTCCGATTCGCGACGGCGAACTGGCTTTTCTTCCCCAGCTGCCGCTGCCCTGGCCCAACGCGGTGGTGCTGGCGCGCCTGATCGCGGAAACCGCCTGGCGCGAGGAAACCGTCGTCGTCTACGGCAAGCGCCACCTGCAGCCGCGCCTGAGCGCCTGGCATGGCGAGAAGGCGTACCGCTATTCCGGCCTGAGCCTGGCGCCGCTGCCGTTCACGCCGCTGCTCGACACCATCCGCGCGGCAGCCGAGGCGGCCACCGGCCGGCACTACAACAGCGTACTCCTGAACTATTATCGCGACGGCCGCGACAGCATGGGCATGCACAGCGACGACGAGCCGGAGTTGGGCCCGCAGCCAGCCATCGCCTCGGTCAGTTTCGGCGCAACCCGGCCCTTCATCCTGCGCCACAAGGGCACGAAAGAGACCCTGACACTGCCGTTGACCGACGGCAGCCTGTTGTTCATGGCCGGTCCGATCCAGGCCAACTGGATGCATGGAATCAACAAAACGGCCAAGCCGATCGGGCCGCGAATCAACCTAACTTTCCGCAACATCGCCTAA